AGTGTCGGCGCCGCTCGGAGCCGACCGTGAGCGATTTCGCCTGCTGGCGGTCCCCGCGCCGAAGCGGCCCCGGAGCGAGGTTCTGGTGGTGGCGACCTCGCTCGATGACGTGGATGGCTCGATCCACCGCCTGCTGGTGCTCCTGCTCACGGCGGGACCGGCCGTCCTTGCCGTCGCGGCCGCGGTCGGGTGGTGGCTGGCCCGGAAGGCGCTCCTGCCGGTGGCCCGGATGACCCAACAGGCGGCGACCATCGGCATCGAGCGGCTGGACGAGCGGATCGCCGTCCCGGCGGTCGAGGACGAGCTGGCCCGCCTGGCTCGGACCCTCAACGCCATGCTCGACCGCTTGGAACGCGGCGTGGAGCGGACCCGCCGGTTCGTCGCGGACGCGTCCCACGAGCTCCGCACCCCCCTCGCGGTGATGCGCTCCGAGCTGGAGGTCAGCCTGCGGTCGGACGACCTGTCCCCGGCGGCGCGGGAGGTCGTCGAGAGCTCGGCCCAGGAGGTGGAGCGGATGGGGCGGCTGGTGGAGAACCTGCTCACGCTGGCCCGGCTGGACGAGCGGAGGCTCCAGCTCCATCGGGTGCCGCTGGACCTCCGCGAGCTGGCCGCGGCCGTGGCCGCCGAGCTCGAGCCGCTGGCCGCTGGAAAGGGGGTCGCGGTCATGGTGGGCGGCCTCGAGGCCGTGGTCGAGGCGGACCGGGAACGGCTCCACCAGGCCGTGAGCAACCTGATGGACAACGCGATCAAGTACACGGGCCGGGGCGGCGAGGTACGCGTCTCCGCGTGGCGGGACGGCGCGGAGGCCGGGATCGCGGTCATCGACACGGGCCGCGGCGTCGACCCGGAGTCGCTTCCCCGGATCTTCGACCGGTTCTTCCGGAGCGACCCGGCCCGCAGCCGGGCCGAGGGCGGGGCCGGGCTGGGCCTGGCCATCTCACGGGAGATCGTCCAGGCCCACGGAGGGAGGATCTGGGCCCGAAGCGAGGTCGGGTCCGGCAGCACCTTCTCCCTCGCGCTCCCGGCCGGCCCCCGCTCGAGGTCCAGCTCGGCCGCCGAGGTTCCCGCCACGCACTGAGCGCCCGCCCTTCTCACCGGCCCGGGATGAAGCGTTGGTGAGAGATCGCCGCGCGTCCTTCGTTCTCACGCTGGTCTCACCGACCCCTCTCTAGGGTCGTGGCGACGAGAGGAGGTGAATGCGAATGCGAAGACTCCTTGCGGCGACCGCGGTGGCCGTCACGCTGGCCCTGGGATTGTGGGTCGCGGTCGGCGCCAGTGCCTCGGCCTCCCGGACCCGTCCGGGCGCACCCGCCCGGCAGGCCCCCGCGTCCAGGGTGCTCTCGGCGAACCATTCGGTGAGCGACGCGAGCTCCGGAACGACCGCCGTCGTCT
This genomic stretch from Actinomycetota bacterium harbors:
- a CDS encoding heavy metal sensor histidine kinase, whose amino-acid sequence is MSFPIRARLTAWYVVLLAAILAGLSAFLLLRLRSDLVAGVDRSLDARAAQISLGYQGGGEGEFQDITDATLIRLPQSEHGAQILSARGQVVETSGDPVAEAPMLDQATLNRVLDGQRVRVSAPLGADRERFRLLAVPAPKRPRSEVLVVATSLDDVDGSIHRLLVLLLTAGPAVLAVAAAVGWWLARKALLPVARMTQQAATIGIERLDERIAVPAVEDELARLARTLNAMLDRLERGVERTRRFVADASHELRTPLAVMRSELEVSLRSDDLSPAAREVVESSAQEVERMGRLVENLLTLARLDERRLQLHRVPLDLRELAAAVAAELEPLAAGKGVAVMVGGLEAVVEADRERLHQAVSNLMDNAIKYTGRGGEVRVSAWRDGAEAGIAVIDTGRGVDPESLPRIFDRFFRSDPARSRAEGGAGLGLAISREIVQAHGGRIWARSEVGSGSTFSLALPAGPRSRSSSAAEVPATH